The following DNA comes from Triticum aestivum cultivar Chinese Spring chromosome 3D, IWGSC CS RefSeq v2.1, whole genome shotgun sequence.
acaataaaattatcaaactcatctaagcattggctagcagacttataatgaggaacctcaccttcatcaaatctataaagagaatttacctttactacctgtgtcgggttatcaagaccatgtgtttcttcaataggtgatggattaaaatcatgtgtttcttcaataggcggtaaattgagaccatgtatttcttcaacaagaggtaaattcttaacatctttagcttttatacgtttttctttcatagatttctttgcctcttgcatatcttcaggactgagaaatagaacaccccttttcttcggagttggtttaggaataggctcaggagttggctcaggaagtgtgcaattattttcattagtcaacatattattcaatagcattTCTGCTTCatgcagtgttctttccctgaaaacagaaccagcacaactatccaggtggtctctggaagcatcggttagtccattataaaagatatcaagtatttcatttttcttaagaggattatcaggcaaagcattaagtaattggagaagcctcccccaagcttgtgggagactctcttcttcaatttgcacaaaattatatatttcccttaaggcagcttgtttcttatgggcggggaaatatttagcagagaagtaataaatcatgtcctggggactaagcacacaaccaagatcaagagaattaaaccatattttagcatcaccctttaatgagaacggaaatatttgaaggatataatagtagcgagttttctcatcattagtgaacagggtggctatatcatttaatttagtaagagtgccacaacagtttcagattcatagccataaaaaggatcagattcaaccaaagtaactatatcaggatcaacagaggcGCGTTCTAGGGTGACCATAGGAATGCGGGAGCATGGGCAGGGGCGCGGGGAACACGGCTAGAGGGAGCTCGGGCGCGCGGAGCTCCGGACGCGTCGGGCGCGGTGACTTATAGCAACGATGATGAGGGGGAAAGAGGGGGGATTGACGCTGCTCACCGGGGGAGGGCTGATGGCGAGCTTGTGCGGGGCTGGGGTTGACGAGGTGACGGGGATCGATGGTgaggccgcggcggccggaggtggaagaagacttCGATCCGCATGATGCAGAGGCGTCGAGCTCGAACAGGTGGCCGTAGATGACGTAGAAGAACATTGCAGAGCTCCTGGGCTCCTTGGCGGGGCGCGGGGACGATGATGACTTGGCGACGACCGAGCTCGGGCAGGGATGGGATCGAGCGAGGTAGGGGCAAGGAAGAAAATAGAGAGAGCTAGGGTTCGGGGGAGGGGCCGCGGGGTTGGTCTTAACCTTAGGGGGGCCGTGGGATGGGTGACACGATGACATCACCGGCCAGGGAGGCCAGGATGGCCGCCATGCTCCCCTCTGCCTCTTGTAGCGGGAGGTGGAGGGAGATGGAGGTGGGGTGGGCCGTTTGCTTTGCTAGGTGGGCCAAGTGCCCAGTAGGTTAGGTTAGTTTCtatttccctttttttgttttcctttttgtttttttgtttccttttattTGTTATGTTTTGTACTTATCTTAAATATCAAATAGGTTTAGTAAAATAGGAAACTTGTCTCCATAATTCACATTGCAAAATTAGacaatgccacaaaaagtttgatcccaaaataaaatagtttagtattttataaaatacaaaaggtatttaactaatggttttagctactgttttaattagcttagtgcatttaaacattttattaaaatgtggtttctccaccattattacttatgATCTATTTGTCACAGTTTGTactttttagttttgacatttggaaactttaattgtttgacttgattttggatttgaatttggaccggatttggatcaacgtgagattagcaacagtaatactGGTGACATgacatcattagcaggggattactgtagcttaattatccgggcgtcacaagaagTACCATATAGAGTAAAATCATCCATGAAACCTCAAccatcttttcacaaaaattagagaatatagcagtcatacatctttgaaaggtagcaggtgcattgcataaaccaaaaggcatacctctatgagcataagttccaaaagggcaagtaaaggtggttttctgttgatcaggttgtgaaacaagtatttgagagaaaccataatatccatcaagaaaacaaaagtgtgtgtgctttgatAATATTTCcaacatttgatcgataaaaggtagagggtaatgatcatttctagttgctttatttaattttctaaaatcaattaccattctatagccagtaacaattctttgtggaatgagttcatttttatcattaggaacaacagtaatacctcccttcttggggacacagTTAACAGGACTTACACAATTAATATGGTCcgagctttaatatttcagttcttaccacttctttcattttaggattcaatcgtcgttggtgatcaacaacgggtttagcatcatgttccatattaatcttgtgctgacagagagtgggactaatgcccttaagatcatcaggagtatatccaatagcatctcggtgcttcttcataattttcaataatctttcttcttcatgttctgaaaggttagcactaacaataacaggatatatcgttttctcatcaagataagcatatttcaatatgtcaggcaattgttttaattcaaacacaggatcacctttaggtggaggaggacctcctagagtttcaataggcaaattgtgtttaagtagaggtcgttgttcaaagaattttttatctatttcatttctttcatgcatgtgcatatcattttcatggtctagcaaatattgttctagtgaatctttaggaggcacgtcaatagaagcaagaccattatttcatccttgctaggtaattctttcttatgaggttgtctattaaacttggaaaaattaaattcatgagattcatcaccaaagctaacattgacagtttgtttatgacaatctatagtagcattgacagtgttcaagaaaggtatcccaaagataatgggacacaaatcatcttgtggggaaccaaggactagaaaatcagcagggtattttattttcccacaccagacttcaacatctctaacaatcccaagcggtgtgatggtgtctctattagcaagcttaatagtaacatctatgtcttctatttcaacgggtgctatatcattcataatttcttggtataaggtaaaaggaatagcactcacgctagcacctaagtcacataaaccatgataacaatgatctccaattttaactgagacaacatgcatgccaacaatgggtctatgtttatctttttcatcaggcttggcaattctagcagcttcatcacagaagtaaataacatgcccctcTTCAAGCATCAGGGGAAACTCCCCAGGTCCGGGTTCCTGCACAGGATGATGATGGTGTCTTCTAGTTCTTCCAGTTCTAGTTCTATTTGGTCCttgttgactaattagagctagactaATCCTCTAATcttcataattagaagcccagcgtggttctaatctcctccctctaattcttcagCGACAATTAGCACTGGATAGTGAAGCGTTGCTGGATCATGAAGGccgcacgcttgcaaccaagtagagaggttgtgCTTTCGGTTTTCGGTTTGAGGTACTATTCGTGGGCGGTTCACGGGATTGTTCATCGACGGTTCGAGGGAcaccaagtacgatctacaccgacacgtTCTTCTTCCGGTGCAACTCAGCGATGGTAATGATCATGATCCCAAcccattatgcatcttcatattgatcttgggtgtacGTAGGagcgatttttttgttttctattatgtTTCCCAACAAGAGCATCTCTAGTCGATCCCGCAACCGGATGACATTCAAAACTTTTTTATGGTACCGTGAGCGCTCTGGCGGAACAGATTCCGCAAATCCGTCCTGCAATTTTTTTGCGGGACACGTTTACGGGGTCTGTTCCGCGCCGGAAGGCTCACGGTACCACAAATTTTACATAGCATCGAATAAATTACAAATTTCAATAATGTGAACCGAATAGAATCATAAAACAAATTCAATATATGAATATAAATGGTCCGAAAAGCAATTTACAATACAACAATAGTTTTGATTACAACAAGTGTTCAAATTCGAATAATTATTACAAGAACAAATTGTTCAAATCACACACAAatctaaaatgaataaaaatggGGATCTATCTCTCCCCATAGAGCTGCCAACGATGCTCAATAAGATCATGCTAGAGTTGCTTGTGTGAATCATGGTTCTCGATCTTTTGGTAGGTCTCAAGAAATGCAGTGATCTCATCTGCCCTCTGGCAGGCTTCACACTGCTACCAACATTTTCATAATTAATCTCTAAGTCCAAATCCCTCTCATAATTGATGACCATGTTGTGTAAAATTACACAAGCTGTCATGATGTTTCTGAGGGATATTTTTATCCTAAAAGCAAGCAGGACATCGAACAATGACAAACCGAGCTTGCAAcacaccaaatgccctctcaatGTCCTTTCCGCAAGTTTCTTGTGCTTCAGCAAAAAAAGTGTGCTTCTTGATTTTGGGTCActaatggtcttcacaaatgttgacCATGAAGGATAAATACCGTCAGCAAGATAGTACCACATGGTATAGTCATGACCATTGACGGTATAGTTGCAAGTCGGAGCTTTGCCACTAGCTAGCTGAGCAAATAGATGAGATCACTGCAAAACATTGGTATCACTGAGAGACCCAGGTAAACTAAAGAAGCAATGGCAAATCCATAGAACATGTGAAGCCACGGCTTCAAGCACGTTGGTGGGTTTACGTTTGTGACCGGTGTATTGACCTGCCCAAGCCACCGGGCAGTTCTTccacctccaatgcatgcaatcaatactaCTTAGCATGCTCGGCCATCCCCTTGATTCTTTCATTGCCATGAGCTTCTTTGTGTCTTCTTCCTCTGGAGCTCGAAGGTACTCAGGGCCAAAAACCCAGATCCTTGTCTTCGCAAAGACACGGACACACTTGATGGTGGTATCTTCTCCAATGCATAGATATTCATCCACGTAGTCGGCGGGAACACCATATGCAATCACTCTCATCGCCGCCGATATTTTTTGATATGCATTAAAGCCAACCAAACCGGCGACATTCCTACGCCAAGTGAAAAGATGGCAATTTTGTTCGCAAGCCTCAAGGATGCAGACGAAAAGTGACCTACCCATTTGTTATCGCCTATGAAAGAGGTGAGCCTAATATGTTGGTACCTCAGTGAAGTAGTCCTTCATGAGCATCTTGTCGCCGAGAGCTCGGTTGCAGGGAATGCATAGCCGGCCGACCGTGGAACCGCACCGCTTTTTCTTCGGCCTCGCCTCAAATTCCTCCATGAGATGCAACAACACCAGGTTGTCGACATCATCGTCGAGGACCATCTCTTCTATGTCCAAATCATTGGACGAAGATGACGAGGACGAACTCCAATCCATCTACAAAATGCACACTAACCGGACATGAATTTCACCCGAACCTACTTCGGGGCCAAATCGAGCACAAACCCGCAGTGTTGGACATACCTCACCTGAAGCTGGTCAAAGCAAAGCCGCGTCGCCCCTTTCTTCTCCCTCCGTCGGCCGAAGCGAAGCCGCGCCGCCCCTTTCTTCTCCTCGCCGGCCGAAGCAAAGCCGCGCCACCCCCTTCCTCCAACTTACCCGGGCGAGCCCCACTGATTCCGAGGCTCACCGCCGCCGGAACCAACCGGATCCACCGGCTATAAGGCCGCGCGCCAAGCTCCCAGGAGGATCCATggcgccggcggtggccgctcGCCTCAGACACAAATGGGCACCCCATGTGCCGAAACTTGGTGGATTGGATCCAGCGCGGGGTCGCGGAGCTTTCGGGCGGCGCGAGGCAGTCGGGGGCAGCAAGAATGGGCGGGGATGTGCGTTGGCAGCGGCGACGAGGAGTGGAGGCACGAATGGAAGCAGGCGAAAATGCATTCGCGCCAAAGGAAAGGGGAGCCGCCAAAATCGGTTCAAATCCCATAGATATGAAGGAAATGACCTAGCGGACTTGAGATCCCACAAAAATAATATCCAGGACGAACAAATTTGGGGATCTATTCAGGCTGGATGTGTAAACCAGTGGTTAGTTTGTCAGATGGCCCGGTTTGTGGGATGTGCTAGAGATCTCTTATTTGTCCAAACATCGCTAACGGACAAACGTGGAAGGACCCTTGGGAGTGCCCTAACTTTTACCAGGGTACCATCGAAACCGTGGTAAAACCTTAATGATTTTTTTAATAATGATAAAGAACGAATGTATTACTCCGTATCTGATTATCTGAAGCATGGAACGCCAACCCCTATGAGTTCTCCACTTCTCCTAAGAACAGAGGTACGATAGATAACCCCCCGTCCCCGAATTCAAATCCGCCAAATCTGGTAGGTAATACGACCGCCACGCCGCTTTCCCTCCCCCGCCTCCCTCCCAAACCCAAATCATTCCCTCGTCCGCCTTCTTCGAAATACCACCAAATCAAACCGAGAGCAATCGAAGTCCCAAATCCCTCCTCTCGAATTTAGCACAGGCATTCCCAAATCGCGCGGTTCTGATGCCGAAGGTAGCCCTTTCCGATCACTAAACCCCCCGAACCCCGGGATCCACCCAGGAATTCCCCAATTAGTTCGTTCGTTTAGATTGGAATTCGGTTCGCGTCGGTACTGGTGTTGATACAGATGGTGGGTTGGTGCAGGCGCACGAGGAGGAGATGCCGGCGGCGGGGGCGGACAGCGAGGAGCTCGAGCCGCTCTTCGACTACTCCCGCGTGCAGCCCACCATCGACTTCTGCTTCGACGGTAAGGTCCTGCGACCCCATGCCCTAGGGTTTCCGTGGAAGTTGCTTAGGACCGACCTCCTCCGTTTGGATGCGCAGATTCCGACCTCGAGGAGTCGGACATCTTCGTCCACTGCAACAAGCGCCCCAAggtgcctgccgccgccgccgacgacgcgaACGCTGTCGTGAGTATGACAGAGTTCAATTCGTTTTGATGGGTGAGGTTTTCGGTTTTTGGCTGTGAAAGGTAACGTGTTCATTCCGATCTGTGTGTCTTGCAGGAGGGGGGTAATGCTAACGAGAAGGGCGACGCCGGCATAAAGAAGGCCACGGTGGTGAAtttggatgatgaggattggctgGCTCCGCCGCCGCTGAAGCCTGTGCTTAGCACTGAAGTATGCAAGGATAAAACGATGCAAGAGCTGAGGTATTGCAATGTTTTATCTCTACGTTGTGCCATCTTGCGAGGCTAGCTGTTTTTGACCATGATGATGACCGATACTAGTGAGATATTGGCGTGGCGAGACTGGTTGCTATGATTAGATGACGCGATGATCATTTTGGAGATTTTTCTACTTTAGTTGCCAGGCAaagcacatgcatgcacacacaaaaTGGAGATTACTATGGCTTAGTTACTAGTAGGCAGAATGTCTTTGGTCTTTCAGTATAGGCTAGTAACCATAACAAATATTTATCATTCCCGCATCTGTAAGAACACAACTAGAAGTGGTTGTGGTCAAGTCTTACTGGAAATTCTACATGTATTTTTGGGTTCGACCTATATTTTATGGTGTTAATCAGCCTATGGACGCCCTAAGACATCTGGAAATGGAAATCAAACTCATGTATTTACTGTATTTGTTGCCAGGCAAAGTATAAAGTTAGCATCAGTCCTTTACTTTTAGTTGTTTTTTACTACCAGCCGGTAGTTTTAAAGATGTTACTGACTTGTAATTTCCCTAATTTCGCGCATGACATTCACAGATTAAAGAAGCAAGAAGTAGAAAAACAGGCTGATGATGCATTTCAAAAGGTTGTTGAAAATGTTAAGAAAGACATGTTAGCAAAGAAGCCACCTGAACCTATAGTTCTTGATGAGCCAACTGAAATAGAGACTAAGAAATCGAAAGAGAAGATCTGCATTATGATTCAGGAAAAGGATGGAAGGCAGCAGTTCCGTGTATCCAAGGTATGAACTTTTCATCTGTTAAATAAATCAAATTCTCTGACTGTCAGTTGCAATAATTTGACGTGTCTAAGTTTATGATCAGTTTAGATTCAGTTTGCCATAATAAACATCCAATATACTTTCTCGTTTTCATTTTATTGTTGGGCTTTACCTTCTGAAATGGTATCTACATTAGTTCAGTGTGTATAAGCTAGGATTTTGCCATCCATTAAAGTTTACCACATGTAAATTTAAACCAACTCTGTATTCTTAAATCTTGATTTATAATTGCTAAAGGATGAGAAGTTTGACAAGCTTTTCAAGGCGTATGCTAAGAAGGTCCAACTCAGCTCATCCGATCTGACTTTCGTATTTGATGGCGACAAAATAAACCCGGCAAGTACACCCCAGGACCTTGACCTGGAGGATGAAGACATGATTGAGGTGCACCATAAGCCAACTCTAGACAAGCCAGCTGAAGCATGCGTGAAGAAATCACGAGAAAAGATACTCATAATGATTCAGGATGAAGATGTGAAGCTGCAGTTCCGTATATACAAGGTATAGCTTTTTCATGACACTGTTACTAGTATCAGTGTGCAATAACAATATACTGTTAGATAGTTCGAATTCGCTAACAGGTACTTGCAATTATTTCGAATTCGCTAACAGGTACTTGCAATATACTCTTCCTGTTAGATAGTTCGAATTAGCTAACAGGTACTTGCAAATACTCTTATTGTTAGATAGTTCGAATTCGCTAACAGGTAATTGCAATTATTTCATGCATTAAGTTTTATGGCCTTACTGGATTCAGTTTGACATAACAAGTGTCCAACATactttcaaaatttcattttattGCTGGCTGAAATTCAATGTATATTGTTTCAATGTGTATAAGCTGGGATTTTGACATTTCGCTCCATTCAACTTGCAAAATGATACTTTAAAGTATCTCTGGATGCTTATATCTTGATTTTTGATCGCTACAGGATGAGAAACTTGACAAGCTTTTCAAGGTGTATGCTAAGAAGGTCCAACAAAGCCCATCTGATCTGATTTTCATATTCGATGGTGACAAAATAAACTCGGCTACTACACCCCAGGATCTTGACCTGGAGAATGATGACATGATTGAGGTGCGCCATAAATCCCGCTGACGGCTAGGAGCTTGGCCTGAAGTTATCTCAATCTGTAGTTTTGGGCATCCCTGAGTGGGACGTTGTTTGGAGGTTGACCTGTTTTCCTTTGCGGTCAGCTGCTCATAAGGTCAGCTCCACTTCTGCTAGTGTTAGCTTCTTTTACATGTTCAGGTCTATGCCCATAATAGACATGCCAGACATGCAATTGTATGTAAAACGTGCTTCTTTCAAGCCTCTTTGATAGATGTCCCCACCTTTACTGCTCTGAATTTTGCAATGTGAGATTGTTGGAATTGTACTATGAAGTATTTGAGCGGTGTGTCTTAGTGTACAGACGGGATTTGCTTGGATCAATTTCACGACGACTGAGCaaatcctaatcacatggctctaCCTGTATGGATAATTTGGTTTCTGGGTTCTATAGGATACCTGTCCAGCGCATGTAACGTAGTGCATGTGGCTACGTTTGTTGCTGGTTTATAAATTTGGTTTCAGGCAAGCTAGAACTGTTGATGGACGAGCATGAGGTAAAGAACCAGTAAGAACTTGGGTGATTTCTGATACCATGAACACTGTTGCTACTTGTGTTTCTATACGCAGATTGCAGCCCTTTGCATCGATGTGGCTCATTTTAATGAAAAACGGCAGGATTTTTTCCCTACCGCAGCCTTTTATTGTATAATATAAAAGATATGTACAGATTTAAGTATTTAAAGATGAAAGGAAAAGTCCTAACTAATGTCTGTAATTCTGGTGCCGCATATCAGCCGCGGTctagggtctgtctaggacacatctagatgtgacataattatgtcacatctaagctgatgtccactctgtttgtggtctatttttttgtcctagtttttttgttttttgttgctgcattatatatttgtgggagcttagatgtgacatttaaaaaaaatatctagatgtgaattagtcaAACTGATTCTCAATAGCCTCATGAACTGAAAACCGGACTTCTGTTTGGGCAGATATGTTCCCAGCATGACTGAGAATGGGCCTTTTAGAGAAAATGTTGAATTGTTTCTTCCATTTGACAAGTCATGACAAGTATTTTTTTTTCGTCTTTTAATAAATCCTTGTGTTCAGTCTATCATGGAGGTGGAGCCAGAAAAGAACTTGTTTTTTTTTTCGACAAGAATTATTCCAGATCCATTTCAAATGAGGAATCACAACTCGCTGATCAACCATGGCATGGTAAAGCTTTACTTGAGGAATATTCTGGAGGATTCCAGAGATAGGTTCATTAATCTATTTGAAATGAGG
Coding sequences within:
- the LOC123074524 gene encoding NFATC2-interacting protein isoform X2, with protein sequence MPKAHEEEMPAAGADSEELEPLFDYSRVQPTIDFCFDDSDLEESDIFVHCNKRPKVPAAAADDANAVEGGNANEKGDAGIKKATVVNLDDEDWLAPPPLKPVLSTEVCKDKTMQELRLKKQEVEKQADDAFQKVVENVKKDMLAKKPPEPIVLDEPTEIETKKSKEKICIMIQEKDGRQQFRVSKDEKFDKLFKAYAKKVQLSSSDLTFVFDGDKINPASTPQDLDLEDEDMIEVHHKPTLDKPAEACVKKSREKILIMIQDEDVKLQFRIYKDEKLDKLFKVYAKKVQQSPSDLIFIFDGDKINSATTPQDLDLENDDMIEVRHKSR
- the LOC123074524 gene encoding NFATC2-interacting protein isoform X1 codes for the protein MSSPLLLRTEAHEEEMPAAGADSEELEPLFDYSRVQPTIDFCFDDSDLEESDIFVHCNKRPKVPAAAADDANAVEGGNANEKGDAGIKKATVVNLDDEDWLAPPPLKPVLSTEVCKDKTMQELRLKKQEVEKQADDAFQKVVENVKKDMLAKKPPEPIVLDEPTEIETKKSKEKICIMIQEKDGRQQFRVSKDEKFDKLFKAYAKKVQLSSSDLTFVFDGDKINPASTPQDLDLEDEDMIEVHHKPTLDKPAEACVKKSREKILIMIQDEDVKLQFRIYKDEKLDKLFKVYAKKVQQSPSDLIFIFDGDKINSATTPQDLDLENDDMIEVRHKSR